The following proteins are co-located in the Hemiscyllium ocellatum isolate sHemOce1 chromosome 34, sHemOce1.pat.X.cur, whole genome shotgun sequence genome:
- the LOC132832328 gene encoding interferon regulatory factor 4-like isoform X1 yields MNMDSDCNMAPVTSGNGKLRQWLIDQIDSGKYPGLVWENEDKTIFRIPWKHAGKQDYNREEDAALFKAWALFKGKFREGIDKPDPPTWKTRLRCALNKSNDFEELVDRSQLDISDPYKVYKIIPEGAKKAGSKQMSMEGPQISINHHSYPTYPSMPPQIPNYIVQHERGWRDFEQPHPELSYQCPTVPFPPRNHHWQGPGCDNGYQVTGSFYACAPTESQAPGISIEPTMRSAEALALSDCRLHIFLYYRETLVREVTTTSPEGCRIAHGQDDKLFAASNIDQVLFPYPDSNSQRKGIEKLLSHLEKGVLLWMTPDGLYAKRLCQSRIYWEGPLAPYSDRPNKLERDQVTKLFDTQQFLAELQSYAHHGRSLMPRFQVVLCFGEEFPDPQRSRKLITAHIEPVFARQLFYFTQQNSGHLLRGFEIPDHVNSPEDYHRTIRHSIQD; encoded by the exons ATGAATATGGATTCAGACTGCAACATGGCTCCAGTAACTTCCGGAAACGGCAAACTTCGCCAGTGGTTGATTGATCAGATTGACAGTGGGAAATATCCCGGGCTGGTCTGGGAGAATGAAGACAAGACGATTTTCCGCATTCCTTGGAAACACGCCGGGAAACAGGATTACAACCGAGAGGAGGATGCGGCACTTTTCAAG GCTTGGGCACTTTTCAAAGGCAAATTTCGTGAGGGAATTGACAAGCCAGACCCCCCAACTTGGAAGACCAGACTGAGATGTGCCTTAAACAAGAGCAATGATTTTGAGGAATTGGTTGACCGCAGTCAACTCGACATCTCAGATCCATACAAAGTGTACAAAATTATTCCAGAAGGAGCAAAAAAAG cAGGATCAAAGCAAATGAGTATGGAAGGTCCACAAATATCAATTAACCACCATTCATATCCTACATATCCATCGATGCCACCCCAG ATACCCAACTATATTGTACAACATGAACGTGGCTGGAGAGATTTTGAACAGCCTCATCCAGAACTCTCCTATCAGTGCCCAACTGTGCCATTTCCTCCACGAAACCACCATTGGCAAGGCCCTGGTTGTGATAATG GTTATCAAGTGACTGGATCATTTTATGCTTGTGCACCTACTGAATCGCAAGCACCTGGTATTTCAATAGAACCTACTATGAGATCTGCTGAAGCACTGGCCCTTTCAG ACTGTCGACTACACATTTTTTTGTATTATCGAGAAACCCTGGTGAGAGAAGTGACAACAACAAGCCCTGAAGGTTGTAGAATAGCCCATGGCCAAGATGATAAGCTATTTGCAGCTAGCAACATAGATCAGGTGCTGTTCCCTTATCCAGACAGCAATTCACAACGCAAGGGTATTGAAAAACTACTCAGTCACTTGGAGAAGGGAGTCCTGCTGTGGATGACACCTGATGGTCTCTATGCCAAACGTTTGTGCCAGAGCAGAATCTACTGGGAAGGACCTTTAGCACCATACAGCGACAGGCCTAACAAGCTGGAGAGAGACCAAGTCACAAAACTTTTTGACACACAACAGTTTTTAGCAG aACTACAAAGCTATGCACACCATGGTCGATCACTTATGCCCAGGTTCCAAGTTGTGCTCTGTTTTGGTGAGGAATTTCCAGATCCACAGAGATCAAGAAAACTTATCACAGCACAT atcGAGCCAGTGTTTGCCAGGCAGCTTTTTTACTTCACTCAACAGAACAGTGGACACTTGCTTAGAGGGTTTGAAATACCTGATCATGTGAACAGCCCAGAGGATTATCACAGAACCATTCGACATTCAATCCAAGACTAA
- the LOC132832328 gene encoding interferon regulatory factor 4-like isoform X2 translates to MNMDSDCNMAPVTSGNGKLRQWLIDQIDSGKYPGLVWENEDKTIFRIPWKHAGKQDYNREEDAALFKAWALFKGKFREGIDKPDPPTWKTRLRCALNKSNDFEELVDRSQLDISDPYKVYKIIPEGAKKGSKQMSMEGPQISINHHSYPTYPSMPPQIPNYIVQHERGWRDFEQPHPELSYQCPTVPFPPRNHHWQGPGCDNGYQVTGSFYACAPTESQAPGISIEPTMRSAEALALSDCRLHIFLYYRETLVREVTTTSPEGCRIAHGQDDKLFAASNIDQVLFPYPDSNSQRKGIEKLLSHLEKGVLLWMTPDGLYAKRLCQSRIYWEGPLAPYSDRPNKLERDQVTKLFDTQQFLAELQSYAHHGRSLMPRFQVVLCFGEEFPDPQRSRKLITAHIEPVFARQLFYFTQQNSGHLLRGFEIPDHVNSPEDYHRTIRHSIQD, encoded by the exons ATGAATATGGATTCAGACTGCAACATGGCTCCAGTAACTTCCGGAAACGGCAAACTTCGCCAGTGGTTGATTGATCAGATTGACAGTGGGAAATATCCCGGGCTGGTCTGGGAGAATGAAGACAAGACGATTTTCCGCATTCCTTGGAAACACGCCGGGAAACAGGATTACAACCGAGAGGAGGATGCGGCACTTTTCAAG GCTTGGGCACTTTTCAAAGGCAAATTTCGTGAGGGAATTGACAAGCCAGACCCCCCAACTTGGAAGACCAGACTGAGATGTGCCTTAAACAAGAGCAATGATTTTGAGGAATTGGTTGACCGCAGTCAACTCGACATCTCAGATCCATACAAAGTGTACAAAATTATTCCAGAAGGAGCAAAAAAAG GATCAAAGCAAATGAGTATGGAAGGTCCACAAATATCAATTAACCACCATTCATATCCTACATATCCATCGATGCCACCCCAG ATACCCAACTATATTGTACAACATGAACGTGGCTGGAGAGATTTTGAACAGCCTCATCCAGAACTCTCCTATCAGTGCCCAACTGTGCCATTTCCTCCACGAAACCACCATTGGCAAGGCCCTGGTTGTGATAATG GTTATCAAGTGACTGGATCATTTTATGCTTGTGCACCTACTGAATCGCAAGCACCTGGTATTTCAATAGAACCTACTATGAGATCTGCTGAAGCACTGGCCCTTTCAG ACTGTCGACTACACATTTTTTTGTATTATCGAGAAACCCTGGTGAGAGAAGTGACAACAACAAGCCCTGAAGGTTGTAGAATAGCCCATGGCCAAGATGATAAGCTATTTGCAGCTAGCAACATAGATCAGGTGCTGTTCCCTTATCCAGACAGCAATTCACAACGCAAGGGTATTGAAAAACTACTCAGTCACTTGGAGAAGGGAGTCCTGCTGTGGATGACACCTGATGGTCTCTATGCCAAACGTTTGTGCCAGAGCAGAATCTACTGGGAAGGACCTTTAGCACCATACAGCGACAGGCCTAACAAGCTGGAGAGAGACCAAGTCACAAAACTTTTTGACACACAACAGTTTTTAGCAG aACTACAAAGCTATGCACACCATGGTCGATCACTTATGCCCAGGTTCCAAGTTGTGCTCTGTTTTGGTGAGGAATTTCCAGATCCACAGAGATCAAGAAAACTTATCACAGCACAT atcGAGCCAGTGTTTGCCAGGCAGCTTTTTTACTTCACTCAACAGAACAGTGGACACTTGCTTAGAGGGTTTGAAATACCTGATCATGTGAACAGCCCAGAGGATTATCACAGAACCATTCGACATTCAATCCAAGACTAA